In the genome of Oscillospiraceae bacterium, the window AAAAAGAAATGATCCTACGGCATTGGAAGCATGATAAAGATGATCGTATTAACTTGTGGGACACTTTACGAAAAAATGGCTATACACGACATTATAACAGCATGAACCGTGTACTGAGAAAATGGCTGGTTGACGAAGAAAAATCAGTCAAAAAGGAATATAAGCCACAGCCATATCAAAGAGCGGAATACCCTGGACAAAAAATACAGATAGATGTAAAGTTTGTGCCGAGCTACTGCGTGACAAACGGAATAAAGTACTATCAGTATACAGCAATTGATGAGTGTACAAGGTATGTTTTCCGTGAAATGTATGACGAACATAGTACATACAGTTCAAAGGATTTTCTTGAGAAACTTATAAAGGCATTACCGTTTCCAATCAGGGAAGTACAGACTGATAACGGAACCGAATGGACAACTGCGCTGCTTGTTAAGAATCCCGAGAGCAAGACATTATTTGAAAACGCCTTGAAGGAAATGGATATCATATATCACCGAATCCGCATTGCCACGCCAAGGCATAACGGTAAAGTTGAGCGCCAACACAGAACAGATGAAAAGCGTTTTTACAAGCATATGAAGATGTACAGCCTTGAAGATGGCAGAAAGCAGTTGAAAAAATATAATAAACGCTCAAATGATATTCCGAAGGTTTGTCTTAATTTTCAATCGCCAAATGAGGTTTTGGTAAAATATTTGTTCGTAATGTAATTGCCAAGAAGGCGTTAAGCATCAGGCTGCTTAACGCCGTAAAACATTATATTATTAGTTCGTTGTCAAGGTAGTATTGTAAACTTTCCGGCAAGCCGTAAACTTTACAATCTCCACTTTGACAAAGCTTCTCTCCTTCGTGTCACCTATTATTGACATTTCAACACTATTTTAATTTTTTAAATGCGATTTTATTTAATTTTCTGTAACACAAAAGCTTTTTATTGACAAATATATTTTTTCAGTTATAATTTTATATTATTGTATAAGAGGTCTTTGATTTAATGCAAGATGAAATATTTAATTTATATAAAAACTGCTTTTCATATTTTTCTCAGAAAGATATAACTGTACAAAATATCATTGCCGATTATAATAATCATATATTTACATATACGATAAACAAGAAGATAGTTGGTGTTTCAATTATCAATAAAAATGTTATATATTTATTATGTGTAGATAAAAAATATAGGAACATGGGAATCGGGAGTAAGCTTCTTTATGATTCTGAAGAATATATTTTTTCAAAAGGATATGATGAAATAAATATAGGCGCCGGGGATAATTATATTTTCCCAGGCATACCCATGAACGATGGTATGCATAACTTTTTCAAAAAGAAAGGTTATTTTCATGCATGGGGAGATTGCGGCTGCTATGATATGAGTTTAGACTTACATGATTTTAACTATTTTGAACATAACCTCAATGATACCATTAATGAAGTTACTTATCGTTATGCAAACGAAAGTGATATTGATAGAGTTTTATTTGCAGTAAATGAAGCAGAAAAAGATTTTGTACCGTATTATACAAATCCACAGCTCTATACTAAAAATACACAAACACCTGTATTAATAGCTGAAACAAATAATGAAATAGCAGGAGCAATTATGTTGGATGTTGGAACGAATATACCCGACGAAGGAAGTGTAGGCTGCACTATTACTGTTCCTGAATACAGAAATAAGGGCATAGCATCAACAATGGTAAGGATTGCTACAAAGCAGTTGAAAAAGAACAATCTCAAAAAAGCGTTTTTAGAATATACCTACACATATATTTTAAATATATATGGCAGATCAGGATATAAAGTTTGTATGGAGTATTTTATGGCGAAAAAGTTATTATCACAATCATAA includes:
- a CDS encoding DDE-type integrase/transposase/recombinase; this encodes KEMILRHWKHDKDDRINLWDTLRKNGYTRHYNSMNRVLRKWLVDEEKSVKKEYKPQPYQRAEYPGQKIQIDVKFVPSYCVTNGIKYYQYTAIDECTRYVFREMYDEHSTYSSKDFLEKLIKALPFPIREVQTDNGTEWTTALLVKNPESKTLFENALKEMDIIYHRIRIATPRHNGKVERQHRTDEKRFYKHMKMYSLEDGRKQLKKYNKRSNDIPKVCLNFQSPNEVLVKYLFVM
- a CDS encoding GNAT family N-acetyltransferase, translating into MQDEIFNLYKNCFSYFSQKDITVQNIIADYNNHIFTYTINKKIVGVSIINKNVIYLLCVDKKYRNMGIGSKLLYDSEEYIFSKGYDEINIGAGDNYIFPGIPMNDGMHNFFKKKGYFHAWGDCGCYDMSLDLHDFNYFEHNLNDTINEVTYRYANESDIDRVLFAVNEAEKDFVPYYTNPQLYTKNTQTPVLIAETNNEIAGAIMLDVGTNIPDEGSVGCTITVPEYRNKGIASTMVRIATKQLKKNNLKKAFLEYTYTYILNIYGRSGYKVCMEYFMAKKLLSQS